A single genomic interval of Candidatus Auribacterota bacterium harbors:
- the sixA gene encoding phosphohistidine phosphatase SixA: MKLYLVQHGDAKPKEEDPERPLSAKGLADVARVADFLRSGAGITVSSIMHSGKLRARQTAELLATRLDSPSGAAQDDGLDPLAESDAWAERLNAMDEDIMLVGHLPHLSSLAARLLCGDEGKKIVSFTTGSVLCLEGDAAGGWAVRWMVTPELIG; the protein is encoded by the coding sequence ATGAAGCTCTACCTCGTCCAGCACGGAGACGCGAAGCCCAAGGAAGAAGACCCGGAGCGGCCGCTTTCCGCCAAAGGGCTGGCTGACGTCGCTCGGGTTGCTGATTTTCTTCGCAGTGGAGCCGGCATCACGGTGAGCAGCATCATGCATAGCGGCAAGCTGAGAGCGCGACAGACGGCCGAGCTGCTTGCGACGAGGCTGGATTCGCCCTCCGGCGCAGCACAGGATGACGGTCTTGATCCGCTCGCGGAGAGCGACGCGTGGGCCGAGCGGTTGAATGCGATGGATGAAGACATAATGCTCGTGGGGCATCTTCCCCACCTGAGCTCTCTCGCGGCACGGCTCCTTTGCGGCGATGAGGGGAAGAAGATAGTCAGTTTCACGACGGGCTCCGTCCTCTGTCTCGAAGGGGATGCCGCCGGAGGGTGGGCTGTCAGGTGGATGGTAACGCCGGAATTAATTGGCTGA
- the nadE gene encoding NAD(+) synthase, with the protein MVAAPAPKLEELKSSIGVDAGPLARSLESFIREHVEKLEREGVILGLSGGIDSAVAAALCARAVGPEKTLAIVMPDRDSRREHVKDALSFAAQLGIKTKLINITPYLRKIGAYKLFFLHRFPLPENIKAKLAHKAHAYFERKTGKTPFSAGILGIHDKQLDYYLKNCTAYYRIKHRLRMVLLYLNAERENRLVVGAANKTEYRIGFFVKHGCDDAADLMPLLGLYKTQVRELARALDLPARIINKAPSPDIVPGITDEEAIGIPYEKLDLILLALEKGWEIAEVAAVLELEQGVAERVTELTERSAHMRTTYVPEI; encoded by the coding sequence ATGGTTGCCGCTCCTGCCCCAAAACTTGAAGAGCTCAAATCCTCGATAGGAGTTGATGCGGGACCGCTGGCCCGCTCACTTGAATCCTTCATCAGGGAACATGTAGAGAAACTGGAGCGCGAGGGAGTGATCCTGGGGTTGAGCGGCGGGATTGACTCAGCGGTCGCCGCGGCCCTGTGTGCGAGGGCAGTGGGTCCGGAGAAGACACTTGCCATCGTGATGCCTGACAGGGACTCCCGGCGGGAGCATGTAAAAGACGCCCTCAGTTTCGCCGCGCAGCTGGGTATCAAGACGAAACTTATCAATATCACCCCCTACCTGAGGAAGATCGGGGCATATAAATTATTTTTCCTGCACAGGTTCCCGCTGCCTGAAAATATCAAAGCCAAACTGGCCCACAAGGCGCACGCCTATTTCGAGAGAAAGACGGGAAAAACACCTTTCTCGGCGGGCATCCTCGGTATCCACGACAAGCAGTTGGATTACTACCTCAAGAATTGCACCGCATACTACCGTATCAAGCACAGGCTGAGGATGGTCCTGCTCTATCTCAATGCTGAGCGAGAGAACAGGCTTGTGGTCGGCGCCGCGAACAAGACGGAGTACAGGATCGGCTTCTTCGTGAAGCACGGCTGCGACGATGCGGCCGATCTGATGCCGCTCCTGGGGCTGTACAAGACACAAGTGAGAGAGCTCGCCCGCGCCCTCGATCTTCCCGCACGGATTATCAACAAAGCTCCTTCTCCCGACATCGTCCCCGGCATCACCGACGAGGAGGCGATCGGCATCCCCTATGAAAAGCTGGATCTGATACTGCTCGCGCTCGAGAAGGGGTGGGAGATCGCCGAGGTGGCGGCCGTCCTGGAACTGGAGCAGGGAGTGGCGGAGCGCGTGACAGAGCTCACCGAGCGCTCGGCCCACATGCGCACGACCTACGTGCCGGAAATCTGA
- a CDS encoding RNA polymerase sigma factor, producing the protein MQALPREILREASEGNRGAFEKIYRATCDYVYTIALKVTGNRADAEEVTQDVFLKVFRELKRFRFASSFTTWLYRVTINSALNATRKMRRQRMRQVEYNDAIAVGNERCATHDAIGREHNVARVNAMLEALNPDQRACIVLREMEGLRYKEIADVLKIPINTVRSRLQRAREALLAREQHGGDNADEL; encoded by the coding sequence ATGCAGGCACTGCCGAGGGAAATCCTCAGAGAGGCATCGGAAGGCAATAGAGGCGCCTTCGAGAAGATATACCGGGCGACGTGTGATTATGTGTACACGATAGCGTTGAAGGTTACCGGCAACCGGGCCGATGCGGAAGAGGTGACGCAGGACGTGTTCCTGAAGGTATTCAGGGAACTTAAAAGATTCCGCTTTGCGTCCTCGTTTACCACGTGGCTCTACAGGGTCACGATCAACAGCGCGCTCAACGCCACGAGGAAAATGCGAAGACAGCGGATGAGACAGGTCGAGTACAATGACGCCATCGCAGTCGGGAACGAACGTTGTGCGACGCACGATGCGATTGGAAGGGAGCACAACGTGGCGCGCGTCAACGCCATGCTGGAGGCACTCAATCCCGATCAGCGGGCGTGCATTGTCCTGAGGGAAATGGAGGGGTTGCGCTATAAGGAGATCGCGGACGTGCTCAAGATTCCTATAAACACGGTGCGCTCCAGGCTCCAGAGAGCCCGGGAAGCGCTTCTGGCACGCGAACAGCACGGGGGGGATAATGCCGATGAACTGTGA